The following proteins come from a genomic window of Natrinema saccharevitans:
- a CDS encoding glycosyl hydrolase family 28-related protein, with protein MADETPRLGLGTYEPGEEWDHTDTVEAVDRHAIVRGPIADRPEAGEYDDELYHATDQGITWRWDEADGDWVYFGGRGSAERPVPGTSHFEAATMTRASTAESPVWNVEAHGIEGDGETEVGAAVHDLLETVHEAGGGIVYFPPGRYLLERTPLIGDDTILQGAGRATVLEGPRPEGEEGRALLSNRGFDATGYDGASNWGVRDLRIDAPESTGIMPAHAENVRLEGIYGDRIHYHHVDVVSAKNVTVDGYWATRGGEGGSDAPVQFDNQNEGTGVNGVWDGKRESLVTDDGTPTRNCTLTNFEIDPTNGPEYGVHLHRDGTESITIENGYITGCGYSAIRADTGGLVADLTINAVSCIDNARGISLGHVADGRRELTISNVTIRTDDDATAAGSGLYAAGFDGATVSNVVVDGEFTNAVVFDDMDDLKLHGVTAKGARDQSFRFREGVDATLTTARAADCGTAAIYSGPDSSVAYGGVTFENVGRRVEVDGQLREWTTS; from the coding sequence GTGGCCGACGAAACCCCGCGGCTCGGACTGGGAACGTACGAGCCCGGCGAGGAGTGGGACCACACCGACACTGTCGAGGCGGTCGATCGCCACGCCATCGTCCGCGGGCCGATCGCCGATCGACCCGAAGCGGGCGAGTACGACGACGAACTCTACCACGCCACCGATCAGGGGATCACCTGGCGGTGGGACGAGGCCGACGGGGACTGGGTCTACTTCGGCGGTCGGGGGAGCGCCGAGCGGCCGGTCCCCGGGACGAGTCACTTCGAGGCGGCGACGATGACCCGCGCCAGCACCGCGGAGTCGCCCGTCTGGAACGTCGAGGCTCACGGGATCGAGGGCGACGGCGAAACCGAAGTCGGAGCGGCCGTTCACGACCTCCTCGAGACGGTCCACGAGGCCGGCGGCGGGATCGTCTACTTCCCGCCGGGTCGCTACCTCCTCGAGCGGACGCCGCTGATCGGCGACGACACGATCCTGCAGGGCGCGGGTCGAGCGACGGTCCTCGAGGGACCCCGTCCCGAGGGCGAGGAGGGGCGAGCACTGCTCTCGAACAGGGGCTTCGACGCGACGGGGTACGACGGCGCGTCGAACTGGGGCGTTCGCGATCTCCGGATCGACGCGCCGGAATCGACGGGGATCATGCCGGCCCACGCCGAGAACGTCCGGCTGGAAGGGATCTACGGCGACCGGATCCACTACCACCACGTCGACGTCGTCTCCGCGAAGAACGTCACCGTGGACGGCTACTGGGCGACCCGCGGCGGCGAGGGCGGCTCCGACGCGCCGGTCCAGTTCGACAACCAGAACGAGGGAACCGGTGTGAACGGCGTGTGGGACGGGAAGCGGGAGTCGCTGGTCACCGACGACGGGACCCCGACGCGGAACTGTACGCTCACGAACTTCGAGATCGATCCGACGAACGGTCCCGAGTACGGCGTTCACCTCCACCGGGACGGCACCGAGTCGATCACGATCGAGAACGGGTACATCACCGGCTGCGGGTATTCGGCCATCAGGGCCGACACCGGCGGGCTGGTCGCGGATTTGACGATCAACGCCGTCTCGTGTATCGACAACGCGCGAGGGATCTCGCTGGGCCACGTCGCGGACGGCCGGCGGGAACTGACGATCAGTAACGTCACGATCAGGACCGACGACGACGCGACGGCCGCCGGCTCGGGGCTGTACGCGGCCGGCTTCGACGGCGCGACCGTCTCGAACGTCGTCGTCGACGGCGAGTTCACGAACGCCGTCGTCTTCGACGACATGGACGATCTGAAGCTACACGGGGTCACCGCGAAGGGAGCCAGAGACCAGTCGTTTCGCTTCAGGGAGGGCGTCGACGCGACGCTGACGACCGCCCGTGCGGCAGACTGCGGGACCGCGGCGATCTACTCGGGACCCGACAGCAGCGTCGCCTACGGCGGCGTCACGTTCGAGAACGTCGGTCGCCGCGTCGAGGTCGACGGCCAACTCCGAGAGTGGACCACGTCCTGA
- a CDS encoding BsuPI-related putative proteinase inhibitor produces MTLEGSLETAADGSRDAVMFVFTVTNAGEESIELDFTDACKAEFLVVDGGAEVWRFSEGRAFAQMLSSDRLDPGESTTYEAEWSDPESGEHTAIAKLRARERTCEATTTVAVPD; encoded by the coding sequence ATGACCCTCGAGGGATCGCTCGAGACGGCGGCGGACGGCTCGAGAGACGCCGTCATGTTCGTGTTCACCGTGACCAACGCGGGCGAGGAGTCGATCGAACTCGACTTCACCGACGCCTGCAAGGCGGAGTTTCTCGTCGTGGACGGCGGCGCGGAGGTCTGGCGGTTCAGCGAGGGGCGAGCCTTCGCGCAGATGCTGAGTTCGGACCGCCTCGATCCCGGCGAGTCGACGACCTACGAGGCGGAGTGGTCCGATCCCGAATCGGGCGAGCACACCGCGATCGCGAAATTACGGGCGCGAGAGCGGACCTGCGAGGCGACGACGACGGTCGCGGTTCCGGACTGA
- a CDS encoding CbiX/SirB N-terminal domain-containing protein: MQALVIAAHGSHLNPDASDPTYAHADTIRETGAFDEVREAFWKEEPHFREVIRTLESDEVFVVPLFISEGYFTEQVIPRELRLDDWDPDKWESDGTSASQATLEAEDVGKTIHYCGPVGTHDAMTDVIVQRAETATGDPDVGDGVGLSVVGHGTDRNENSAKAIEYHSDCIAERDRFDEVKALFMDEEPEVDDVTDYFESDDIVVVPLFIADGYHTQEDIPEDMGLTEDYRLGWDVPSEVDGHRIWYTGAVGTEDLMADVVLERAADAGADIGDAREAVRELAASVAEPEPNAGAGAGD; this comes from the coding sequence ATGCAAGCGCTGGTCATCGCGGCACACGGATCGCACCTGAATCCGGACGCCTCGGACCCCACCTACGCCCACGCGGACACGATCCGCGAGACGGGCGCGTTCGACGAAGTCCGAGAGGCGTTCTGGAAGGAGGAACCCCACTTCCGCGAGGTCATCCGAACGCTCGAGTCCGACGAGGTGTTCGTCGTCCCGCTGTTTATCAGCGAGGGCTACTTCACCGAGCAGGTCATCCCGCGGGAACTCCGGCTCGACGACTGGGACCCCGACAAGTGGGAGTCCGACGGTACCAGCGCCTCCCAGGCCACCCTCGAGGCCGAGGACGTGGGCAAGACGATCCACTACTGCGGGCCGGTCGGGACCCACGACGCGATGACAGACGTGATCGTCCAGCGCGCCGAAACCGCGACGGGCGATCCGGACGTCGGCGACGGGGTCGGCCTCTCGGTCGTCGGCCACGGTACCGACCGCAACGAGAACTCCGCGAAGGCCATCGAGTACCACAGCGACTGCATCGCCGAGCGCGACCGCTTCGACGAGGTGAAGGCGCTGTTCATGGACGAGGAGCCGGAGGTCGACGACGTCACCGATTACTTCGAGAGCGACGACATCGTCGTCGTGCCGCTCTTTATCGCCGACGGCTACCACACGCAGGAGGACATCCCCGAGGACATGGGCCTGACCGAGGACTACCGGCTCGGCTGGGACGTGCCGAGCGAGGTCGACGGCCACCGGATCTGGTACACGGGCGCGGTCGGCACCGAGGACCTGATGGCCGACGTCGTCCTCGAGCGGGCCGCGGACGCCGGGGCCGACATCGGCGACGCCCGCGAGGCGGTCCGTGAGCTTGCCGCCTCGGTCGCGGAGCCGGAACCGAACGCGGGAGCGGGCGCGGGGGACTGA
- a CDS encoding DR2241 family protein, with amino-acid sequence MTVATDDLEALVERASAGVSVDGLRLEEGDDGYRLATPADEWTGLTEDELRDALEANGEYVTNWRYWQETVGGAGTARRAFLRWCERAPLADAEDETASAPWTGDDGPAALAVPDRYDALRDGIDREWGQLAITARFVDVDDPDGERVYDLWHVDDDADLADLEIHDDPRDAREIATYDADGRYRPLKTAPTLPGGWAFTGLSGDDLVETVEFFYPATVANWHRELRGNLDVDHWLETAERQTGIYDVIDELPREAVAWMAEACCVDSQCLRRREWEYEAGDDLDADGGDGPFPCREPCSLVVAAARKWTTLESEEEHTYELELTTSEINQLTELIDAVAEGRTDEIREADVYDGANRYRARYLRAKRFDDEGELEATEVDD; translated from the coding sequence GTGACGGTGGCGACGGACGACCTCGAGGCGCTGGTCGAACGCGCGTCGGCGGGCGTCTCCGTCGACGGGCTCCGCCTCGAGGAGGGCGACGACGGCTATCGACTCGCGACGCCGGCCGACGAGTGGACCGGCCTCACCGAGGACGAACTGCGAGACGCCCTCGAGGCCAACGGCGAGTACGTCACGAACTGGCGCTACTGGCAGGAGACCGTCGGCGGGGCGGGAACCGCCCGCCGCGCGTTCCTCCGATGGTGCGAGCGAGCGCCGCTCGCGGACGCCGAGGACGAGACGGCGAGTGCCCCCTGGACCGGCGACGACGGCCCGGCCGCGCTCGCGGTTCCCGACCGGTACGACGCGCTGCGGGACGGCATCGACCGCGAGTGGGGCCAGCTCGCCATCACCGCCCGCTTCGTCGACGTCGACGACCCCGACGGGGAGCGCGTCTACGACCTCTGGCACGTCGACGACGACGCCGACCTCGCGGACCTGGAGATCCACGACGACCCGCGGGACGCGCGCGAAATCGCGACCTACGACGCTGACGGCCGCTACCGACCGTTAAAGACCGCGCCGACCCTGCCCGGCGGCTGGGCCTTCACCGGGCTCTCCGGGGACGACCTCGTCGAGACGGTCGAGTTTTTCTACCCCGCGACCGTCGCCAACTGGCACCGCGAACTGCGGGGGAACCTCGACGTCGACCACTGGCTCGAGACGGCCGAGCGCCAGACGGGGATCTACGACGTGATCGACGAACTCCCCCGCGAGGCCGTCGCGTGGATGGCCGAAGCCTGCTGTGTCGACTCCCAGTGTCTGCGCCGCCGCGAGTGGGAGTACGAGGCGGGCGACGACCTCGACGCCGACGGCGGCGACGGCCCCTTCCCCTGTCGCGAGCCGTGTTCGCTCGTCGTCGCCGCCGCCCGCAAGTGGACGACACTCGAGTCCGAGGAGGAACACACCTACGAACTCGAGTTGACGACCAGCGAAATCAATCAGCTCACGGAGCTGATCGACGCCGTCGCCGAGGGCCGCACCGACGAGATCCGCGAGGCCGACGTCTACGACGGCGCGAACCGCTACCGGGCGCGGTACCTCCGGGCCAAGCGCTTCGACGACGAGGGAGAACTCGAGGCGACCGAAGTCGACGACTGA
- a CDS encoding DUF7524 family protein, whose protein sequence is MPDTEVTVHVNRESTDALETAASALEVDGSFAVRLAGHDAPAHVHCRLAGDLERIAALEEGNYYVEPNAVTTVPVAVDADAIDGPVEGTLEVLTGYGAESIAIAVTVVPGPPAVDVDDSLAAPADTEPEATEIDPPLDRLVGGLEPATLAVAALGLVAIGVGGATAATIGGPVTAAGLVIVLAGVAVGLLLLVR, encoded by the coding sequence ATGCCCGACACCGAGGTCACCGTCCACGTCAACCGCGAGTCCACAGACGCCCTCGAGACGGCCGCGAGCGCCCTCGAGGTCGACGGGTCGTTCGCCGTTCGACTTGCGGGCCACGACGCGCCCGCACACGTCCACTGTCGACTCGCCGGTGACCTCGAGCGGATCGCCGCCCTCGAGGAGGGAAACTACTACGTCGAACCGAACGCCGTCACCACCGTCCCCGTCGCCGTCGACGCCGACGCGATCGACGGACCCGTCGAGGGAACTCTCGAGGTACTCACGGGGTACGGCGCGGAATCGATTGCGATCGCCGTCACCGTCGTTCCCGGCCCGCCGGCCGTCGACGTCGACGACTCGCTGGCCGCACCGGCCGATACCGAGCCGGAGGCGACGGAGATCGACCCGCCCCTCGATCGGCTCGTCGGCGGCCTCGAGCCGGCGACGCTGGCGGTCGCCGCGCTGGGGCTGGTCGCGATCGGCGTCGGCGGTGCGACCGCGGCGACGATCGGCGGTCCCGTCACCGCGGCGGGACTGGTGATCGTCCTCGCCGGGGTCGCCGTCGGGCTCTTGCTACTCGTCCGATAA
- a CDS encoding methytransferase partner Trm112 yields MKESLLEILCCPLDKHDLELEDADYDGEEVVDGALVCTECGESYPIEDGIPNLLPPDMREETPA; encoded by the coding sequence ATGAAGGAGTCGCTGCTGGAGATTCTCTGCTGTCCGCTCGACAAACACGACCTGGAACTCGAGGACGCCGACTACGACGGCGAGGAGGTCGTCGACGGCGCGCTCGTCTGTACCGAGTGCGGCGAGTCCTACCCCATCGAGGACGGCATCCCGAACCTGCTGCCGCCGGACATGCGCGAGGAGACCCCGGCCTAG
- a CDS encoding adenylosuccinate synthase: MTVTIVGSQLGDEGKGGVVDLYGDAADVVARYQGGDNAGHTVVHDGEKYKLSLVPSGAVRGKIGVLGNGCVVNPETLFDEIDQLRDRGLDPDVRVAERAHVILPYHRALDGIEEEEKEDLAAGTTKRGIGPTYEDKAGRRGVRIGDLLDPDTLRERLEYVVPQKKALAEEVFDKETGEAFDIDHLYDTYREYGERLAEERMTVDCGTFLQERIDAGENVMLEGAQGTSLDIDHGVYPYVTSSNPTAGGATVGTGLGPTVVGDGEVIGIVKAYLSRVGTGPLPTELGGVEDQTPDYDADEGAGSEEEELATYIRDEGGEYGTVTGRPRRVGWLDMPMLRHAARANGFTGLAVNHVDVLAGLDEVKVGHSYEFDGEEIFTMPPTTEQWGRCEATFKTFEGWPDVDWAAVAEDGYEAIPENARTYLEYVSDELDAPVYAVGVGPGREETVVVENPYE; encoded by the coding sequence ATGACCGTCACTATCGTCGGGTCGCAACTCGGCGACGAAGGCAAGGGTGGCGTCGTCGATCTCTACGGCGACGCCGCCGATGTCGTCGCCCGTTATCAGGGCGGCGACAACGCTGGCCATACCGTCGTTCACGACGGCGAGAAGTACAAACTGTCGCTCGTCCCCTCCGGTGCAGTCCGGGGGAAGATCGGCGTCCTCGGCAACGGCTGTGTCGTCAACCCCGAGACGCTGTTCGACGAGATCGACCAACTCCGCGACCGCGGGCTCGATCCGGACGTCCGCGTCGCCGAGCGCGCCCACGTTATCCTCCCCTATCACCGCGCGCTCGACGGCATCGAGGAGGAGGAAAAGGAGGACCTGGCCGCCGGTACGACCAAACGCGGCATCGGGCCGACCTACGAGGACAAGGCCGGTCGGCGCGGCGTCCGGATCGGCGACCTGCTCGATCCCGACACGCTGCGCGAACGCCTCGAGTACGTCGTTCCCCAGAAGAAGGCCCTCGCCGAGGAAGTCTTCGACAAGGAGACCGGCGAGGCGTTCGACATCGACCACCTCTATGACACCTACCGGGAGTACGGCGAACGTCTCGCCGAAGAGAGGATGACCGTCGACTGCGGTACCTTCCTGCAGGAGCGCATCGACGCCGGCGAGAACGTCATGCTCGAGGGCGCGCAGGGAACGTCGCTCGACATCGACCACGGCGTCTACCCCTACGTCACCTCCTCGAACCCGACCGCGGGCGGGGCGACCGTCGGCACCGGCCTCGGTCCGACCGTCGTCGGCGACGGCGAGGTCATCGGTATCGTCAAGGCCTACCTCTCGCGGGTCGGCACCGGTCCGCTCCCGACCGAACTCGGCGGCGTCGAGGATCAGACGCCCGACTACGACGCCGACGAGGGAGCCGGCTCCGAGGAGGAAGAACTCGCGACCTACATCCGCGACGAGGGCGGGGAGTACGGCACCGTCACCGGCCGCCCCCGCCGCGTCGGCTGGCTCGACATGCCGATGCTGCGACACGCGGCCCGCGCGAACGGCTTCACCGGGCTCGCGGTCAACCACGTCGACGTGCTGGCCGGCCTCGACGAGGTCAAAGTCGGCCACAGCTACGAGTTCGACGGCGAGGAGATCTTCACGATGCCCCCGACGACCGAACAGTGGGGCCGCTGTGAGGCCACGTTCAAGACCTTCGAGGGCTGGCCCGACGTCGACTGGGCGGCGGTCGCCGAGGACGGCTACGAGGCGATTCCCGAGAACGCTCGGACCTACCTCGAGTACGTCAGTGACGAACTCGACGCGCCGGTCTACGCCGTCGGCGTCGGTCCCGGCCGCGAGGAGACCGTCGTCGTCGAGAACCCCTACGAGTAG